From the Elaeis guineensis isolate ETL-2024a chromosome 16, EG11, whole genome shotgun sequence genome, the window agtGATGTTAGATTTTCTTCACTAACAATAAGATCAAAATGGCACTTTCGTAGTTTCATAACTGAATCTGATTTACTAACTCGAGGGGTGACAATAGGTTGGGTATGGGTCAGTTAATACCTATACTCGTCTCATAATTAAAAATCCCATATCTATATCCGTCCTGTACCCATCTCGGGTTGGGTCAGGTCAGATCAAGTAGAGGTGCGGATCGGATAGATAAGAGGGGTCAGGTCGGGTTGGGTGCacgtaaatattataaaaaattataattttgaagggGAGATATAGATTAAGGTTATATCAAGTGAGGTTTGGGCGAGGCATATCATTATCCATACCCGACCCAAACTTGCTTCGGGTATTTTTTTCTAGAATCCATATCCATCCTGAGTTCTAATCAGGTTAGGTAAAACGTGCCTCATTtgggttgggtcgggtcgggctaaATTGCCATCCAACTAACTCATATAAAATACATACACATTCATACATACTTGCATAGTTGCATTTGTGTGAaaaattcatacatacatacatacacattcaTGCATACTTGCATTTGTGTAAAAAATTCATGCATACACATTCGTCTGTGAGGAAAACTGGGCAAAACATATTTTTTGGGGACTAAAATATGTAATCTTTTATTGATTTTATGAGATGAATGAGTCCTACGTAAATGAATCCAGGGTTGATCAGCTGACAACAGAAGGTAGATGGTCaatcattgagaaaaataggATCTATATGAAGAATCCATTGGGAGTATCCAACTCCACGTTGGATAATCACCCGTGGAAAGTCCTAATCAGTCTTTAAAGCACTATAGGAATAGACATGCTGGGAGAAGTAGCGGATCTTTTTGGTAGCGTGTGTCACCTATTTGAAGAGGCATCCATTGCTCTGAAAATGTTTTTTCAACAGTCTACAAGGAGGTAGGCAATGGCAAAAGCACTCTGTTTTAGGGAGATGTCTATATTGGTTTTCACCTACCCTTCAAATTGTTGAAGATGAGGGCATCAAAGTTAGTGACTATATTATAGTTAATAATGGTTTACTAAGTTGGAGCAAGTATTCAAGTCCTGACGGGACATCCCATTGGACAGCAGGATGGGGTATTGCCCCATGTGTTGGGATAGGATTGTCCCATCATTGTCTTTGCATCCCAATCAGCACATTTTAGGACATCCCCTATCCTGAGTGTCAGGATGGGGTAGGATGGTGGTGTGCCCCGTTCTATGGAAAAACTGGGACAGCCtcatcccatgggatttaaaaccttgagttTGAGTACAGCTTTCAAGTTCGTGATTCCTTATGTTGAGGTATGGGATTTAAAATCTCTTATCTGCTGAATGTTTTTTTTTGTCAACTCTCTTTCTAGTGACATGATCAGATGAAGATGGAGCAAACAAGGCATCTTTTGTTCCAAATCCACCTATGACCTCCTTCATTAGAGAGGGGTTTTTACCTGCTTGCTGCTTCAATTTGGAAATCAAATATGCtagagaagataaaaaaattcttttgGATCCTACTTAAGAGTAAGCTCTTAACTAGGGATAATTTCAGGAAAAGAAGATGGAACATCTCATCAGTCATCTTCTTTGTGGTAGATTGGAGGAATAGCCATTCACCTTTTCCTTTTTTGTGGATTTTCTTCTAAAGATCAATAGTCTGAAATTTCAGAGGCAACTGATTTGTCAGACAAAATTCATGAGGAACATAAAAATAGTCTAGATTACTAATGCAAATAAAGAGTGGAGACCTTATTTTGGGGTCAGAAGCACCTGTTCAATGCTGCTTGTGCTCGCAAAATCTTCAATGACCACCTGATCTGCTAAAGTGAAAGCCAGGAAATGAGAATGAGAAGTGGAGTAATCAAGAAAGGACCAGACATTGCCGGCTTAGATCAGCCATGCTCCTCCTGCTGATGAAGATTTACAAACattgaaggaaagagagagagagactgagaGAGAGGGACGAACCTGTGAGCTTGAGCTTGTAAGGTGCGAAGAAGATGATGCCAGTGAGGGGTTGGAGGAGGAGGGAGGCAAGGGAGAGTGGGCAGATGGAGCCCCTGCTTTGATGAGGGAAGGGGTGAAGGGGGGCTTCCAGCAGCGGGGTGGGAGGAGAacaacgaaaagaatttaaggctGTTGAACTGCCGAATGATGAACTGCTTTTAAgtttatgcacacacacacacacacacacacacacacacatatatatatgtatatatatatatatggacctTGTTCGGATTGTGTCCACTtttaagtgtgtgtgtgtgtgtagacctCACAGCTTAGTGGCCAATAAAACACCTAGATCAAAGGATTCAAGAGCTTGTAGAAAGAAAATTTTCAATGATAACTCAAGGAAAAGGAATTTCTGAAGGATAACTCTAGGAAAAGGAATTTTATGCTTGGGTTATTTGTCCAGTTCTTAGTTAGGAGGCATTCCTAGATAGGAAACCTAGGTGACCACTCATTAATGTGTTTTGAGATTCTCCTAACTTGAGGAAATTGCACCAGTGTGTAAATTATACTAACTGTACCTTGAGCATTTTTGACAGCCAAGAGACTAAAGAAGATAAATATTTACTAAAAAGTAATAAAAATGTATAATACAATTTTGAATCACTGAAGTATGCCTGTAACTCAGGAAAGTTGACAAAAATCTTAGTTGATAGCTCatcaccttatcctttttggatttGTACACCTATCACCATTTTCCTTTCTTCATCTAGTTTTTTCTTGTAATGTTATTTATCATGCTTGACATATCTGTTAGGTTGTTTTGCATTAATTCTTCTTCATCCTGCTCATGTTGAAGAAAAACAGGAGATCACTTGTATCTTGGAAGTGAAGCACTGATGGGCACCAAAGAGTCTACAAGTTCTTCTTTAAATCGGTTTTTTGTGTGTTTCCTAAATCCACTTTCATCCTTGAGACAGATTTGGTATCATTATAGGCCCTAGAGAGTCTATTTCTATATGTATATTTTCAACAGAGGAAGGAAGAACAAAATTGATGAAATAACGAGAATGGTTTTGAATGTTGGACAAGATGTTTCTATGTAAAATGGGTGTGGGCCATGATAGAAGCAAGAATTTTGCATTTTAAGTGAAGTTTAGGCAGTTATGTGACTGGGGATGTTTTTTTTTGAATCAATGTACACTTTTTTATGTTTTACTCTTGCTGAGTTTGATTTGTTTTAAATTGATGAAGCTTTATTGTTAATAGAGCAAGATTGGTTGTCAAGTTGTGATTTTGGATGGGTTATAGTAGCAGAATTGTTAGCTTAAGTAGGGCAGCATTACTGTTTGATCTCCATGTTCTGTTGGAAAAATTGAATGGATCAGTAAATCTTTAAGTTCTTCAGTCATAGTGCAGAAATGGCTGAATTTTGAAAGAACTAGATTGCTTGGTTCTGAGGTTCTTGTGTCAATCACTGGGTTTTATATTGTTTAACAAGATGATGCTTCTGGTACAATATTTTGATTAGTTGTGATATGAAAGGATAGAGCATCGTTATTTTTAAAGCATTGTTACATCACTAATATATTGATAGTTTCTGTTGGAAAAAATTCTATAAGTTGATGCCCCTTGTTATGGTTTGGGAAATGCTGAATATACTTGGTGTATATCAGTTATATGGCTGTACTACTCTGCCTCTTAATACTTGAGTATACATTCATGTTGTTGAACTCGACTTACCATTACTCACCATTGGCCATTGTTCTTATTGTTGATGTGCAGCTATGCTACAGACCCAGTGTAATTGTCTACACGATTGTTCTTAAAACATATGGCCAAGTTGGAAAGATCAGACTTGCAGAACAGATATTTCTGGAGATGCTTGAAGCAGGCTGTGAACCTGATGAAGTTGCTTGTGGCACTATGCTTTGCACGTATGCTAGGTGGGGACGGCATAAGGACATGTTATTATTTTATTCTGCTGTGCGTAGGCGAGATATCTTACCCTCTGTTGCAGTTTTTAATTTCATGATTTCATCTTTGCAAAAGCAGAAGCTGCATGTAAAGGTTATCCAGTTGTGGAAGCAGATGTTGAATGCTGGAGTAGAGCCCAATCGTTTCACTTATACAGTTGTTATAAGTTCATATGCCAAAGAAGGCCTTATGGAGGAAGCTTTGGATGTGTATCGAAAAATGAAAAAATCTGGACTCATCCCTGAGGAGGCAACATATGGCCTTTTGATCAGCTTAACTGCAAAACATGGCAAAGGAGATGAGGCACTAAGACTTTATGAAGAGATGAAGCCTCTGGGTATTATTCCAAGTAACTATACTTATGCTTCGCTTCTGTCTTTGCATTATAAAAATGCTGATTACTCTAAAGCGCTCTCACTCTTTTCAGAGATGGAAAGGAATAAAATTATGCCTGATGAAGTTATCTATGGTATACTTATTAGGATATATGGCAAACTTGGCCTGTATGAGGATTCGCAAAAAACTTTTGAAGACATTGAAAAATTAGGTCTCCTTAGTGATGAGAAAACATATGTAGCAATGGCGCAGGTTCATCTGAATGTTGGAAGCCATGAGAAAGCTTTAGAAGTTATTGAGCTCATGAGGTCTAAAGATGTGGAGCTGTCAGATTTTGCATATAGTTTTTTACTTCGGTGTTATGTCTCCAAGGAAGACGTGGCTTCTGCagaatatgtgtttcaaaatctaTCAAGGAATGGCTTTCCTGATTCAATCTGCTGCAATGACTTACTTACGCTCTATGTTAAATTAGGTCTTCTGGAGAAGGCCAAAGCATTAATCTCACAGATGACAAAACATGAAGTCCACTTTGATGAGAACCTTTATGAGACTGTTATGGAAGTATATTGCAGAGAGGGGATGATAAATGAGGCTGAACAATTAATAAAGGAGATGGAAGATGTTGGATCATGCATGGATAACACCACAAAAACGTCATTGATGGCCATGTATGGGGAAGCTGGATGGCTTCAGAAAGCAGAAGACTTGTTAAAGACCTTAGAGCAACCAGACACTACAGCACTCAGTGTGATGCTTTGCCTGTACATAGAAAATGGTGATACCTGTAAATCCAAAGAAATTTTGAAGACCATGTTGGAGACTACTGGTGGCTTGTCTGCTGCAAGCCAGCTGATCTGCAAATTTGTTAGGGAAGGTAAGTGGCTTATGAAGGCTCATTCCAATAATTCTCTACGCCCGTTTTTAGTGGATTTTGGACAACAATCTTCATTTTGATCTATGTTAATCATGAAAGTCAGATTTGTCTAATTTTGTGGGACTAATATCCATTAGTATTCTGCTATAGGAAGTATAACTGAAGCGGAATCCATGTATAGACAGTTAATGGAGCTTGGTTTCAGACCTCTGGACTCAGCAGCTGCTTCTATGATTACTTTATATGGTCAGTGCCAGCAACTAAAACAAGCCCAAGAAATATTTGATTCAATGGCTCAATCTTCAAGCACTAGAGGAGCTATTTATAACTCGATGGTAGATACCTTTTGCAAATGTGGTAAAATCGATGAGGCAAACCAGCTCTACAAAAAAATGGTTGATCAAGGCTATACTCCGGATGCGGTCACCATCAGTATACTCGTATATGCTTTAATGAAGCACGGTATAAATCCAATTTAAGAACTACActagctgttttttttttttttctttttgctcttATTAATTAATCAGAAGAGTGGAAGCCTTTTTGTTTCCAATTCCTTAAAAAGAATGTGAGCAAGATATTGGTTTTAGCTGCCAATTAGTGTgtcaatattatttattttttttgcagtGACTGTAGACCCAACTGGAAATCCCATTGAGGGGAAACGAAGCCCCCCTGGGGGTGGGTTGGTGTGGGGGGAGGGTGGGAAAGCTTTAGGTCTGTCAGGGATCCTTTCCTTTAGGTATGGCAGAACAAGGTGGGTGATTAAAGAAATTTAGTTAAGAATGACACCTCTATATTTGTCATATGATTTGTAGATGATTCATGTTTTCCAATGTGGATGGAGACGATCGGGTTTTGTTTTTTTCAAGAAGAATTGGGTCACAATAGTTTTTATTTAGAAAACAAAATTTGTTTAGGCTTTTGATCTTGTGGATTAGCATGGATGGTGGTGACATTAGGTGAATGAAGTGGGCGTAATATTGAGTAATTGGTTAATCTATGAAATTAGTTGTTTTATGTATTGGGAGGCCATGCTCTGTGGCTTGCTTTTGCTGTTGGAAGTGTTTGGAAGAAAGCTTGCTTCTTGGAAGAGAATGGGTCATTGTTATGAGTTCAATTGATGTTTATAAAATCTATATTGGTTTTCAATTTACTCATCTCCTTTTTCCAGTGACCAGTTGAGCTGATGAGATTATTAAAATacaaaagttttttttatattattttgtagcATGCTTGCACATCTGATGCATGTTAAATACAAAGGAGATAAATAGAAAagttaataaatttaatttttaatatagttTAATATGCAAACACTTTTGGGATGTGCAAGATGCATGGGCTCAAGCCCTTGGGCTTGGATGAAAAATTGCAGTGGGATGGCATTTCCCTACCTGAAATAGCAAATAGGGAGTGGATGTTTATGGAAAAATTCAGATATGTGGAATTCTAGAAAACTAAGTTTTTGTGGTATGCTTGTGAATCTCTAATAGAGTCCGAAAGAAGTGGGATTATCATGAATCCCCAAGATTGGCATGGGATACATGGGGGGTGGTCATGTTGATTAGTAGAATTCAAAGATTGAGTGATTAAAAGAGAGATGTACTTTACATCATTATTTTATAGATTTGCTTTTCATATTATTAGTTTATAGTGAAGTTTTTGATGTgaactgtcacgccccaaatccgggacataacatggCCATATTACCGAGGGAAAGAGAGAAATACTGGAGAGAAGGGAAAAGACACgtgagagagagaaaatcctagaGAGACACCAGAGAgagcttttctctctcttcttcttcttttctttctttctttctttttcctttctttttcttctttcttggccGAATAGGGGAGCAAAGGGGCTGATGGCTCATGATCGGAAGTTTGGCAGCGGAGGGTGACATAGGTTGCCGGCGGTGGTGGAGCAAGGGACGGTTAGCGGCGAGGGCCGAACGGTAGGAAATCAagttaaaaaatatagaaaacagAGGATCCACGCCAAGATCTCTGGGGAAGACAGCAAATAGGTGGGAGGTGCGGCACCGAAGGTGACAGCAGTGGTGGCCCGAAAAAGGGGAAGAAGGCTCGGCCAAAATAGGGGAAAAACAGGGCATCGGTCTTTGTGGGTTTTTCGATGAACTCAACGGTTGGTGGCCATGTGCAAGGGCatgggaagaaggggaagaaagagaggaagagaggctgGGGCATACCTCGGGCTCTGGTGACATCTCAGGCGATGATTTTTGGCAGACACGGTGAGGGTAGTGTGCGACTTCAATGAgagaaaacaaggagaaagaaGATGGAGAAAGACCGGGTTCGTCGTGGATTGCTTAGGAGGGGGAGGGGGGGATTTATGGAGGACTCCCAAGGGTCTTTGGCAGCCCTTAGGAGTCCGATTCTTAGCCGGACATGGTGGAAAAGAAGACTCCTATTGGGACTCTTCATctcagttctttttttttttttttggccgctGTTTGGGTGAGGTTTGGGCCATCTTAGTGATGGGCTGGTCTAATGGACCAGGCTATCACATGAACTAAATAGTTTTCCATGCAAGGTCCAATTCGACAGACTCAAGGACCCCAACTCGCTATTTTTCAtatcgtatatatgatataaatgACATAGAGGAGGAAATTGCCAATTTTGGTTATTAAGAAGGCTTACTTGCCATGAAGATTAGGAGTATGGGCATAAGATGTTTACAATTGCTGAAGTGGGCCTCATCGGTGAGGTGGTGGTTTAGTCTTTCATTCAGGGTCTTGTCAAAAGTAAAAAATGTGAAGGCTTCATAACAAATGACAATTTATAGTTTTCGTCATCATTTTTTCTAATTCTGCAGAATTGTCTGGGGACTTATGATTTCACTATTTACATCTCATACTAAAGCATTATATCTGATCTTCATTTGTTGATTTGGTACTCTTTAGGCAAATATCAGCAGGCAGAAAACATTATCAATGACAGTTTTCATGATGGCGTGGAGCTTGATACTGTTGCATACAATACTTATATAAAAGCAATGCTTGATGCAGGTCAAGGCTCTAGCCATCCAAGTTTTTTCATTATCCAATAAAGCTGGGATTTTTGATTTTGATGGCTAATATTAAACCACTAATGAAAATCATGCAGGTAAACTGCACTCTGCTGTTAGCATATATGACCGCATGATTTCATCTGGTGTTCCCCCATCTCTTCAGACATACAACACTATGATCAGGTGGCACATTTATGCGCCTCTGTTTAATACATTGGAAGGATGATATTTGTGGCAGAACTGTCTCTTCTTCTCTCAGCTGTATGCATCTTTCTTCTTGGGTGGTAGTTGCTTCCATCTATTTGATGCCTTCCTTTCCATTCTAAAAAATGCAGTGTATATGGTCAAGGAGGAAAGTTGGAGAAGGCTATTGAGATATTCAACACTGCACAAGACTCGGGTCTCATAATAGATGAGAAAGCATATACCAATATGATTAGCTTTTATGGAAAGGCTGGTGGGTTTCTCTTTCCTCCACCCTCCAACTATAGCAGCTGAATTTATTGTTAGCTAGGCTGACTTTCATTGTTATGTGTAATATCAAGTTTGGTTTAACTGCTTTACATGCTATATATTAACTTAGAAATTTTTTACTCTTGTTAAGCGGTTGCATCTTAACTCCAACATGAAATAGTTGGGATCATAAGATAATCGTCTATGCTTGTTTATTTTGCCTAAAATTGGTTTGTGGCTATGCAGGTAGGAGTCAAGAAGCTTATCAACTATTTAGTAAAATGAAGGGGGGTGGAATAAGACCTGGAAAGGTATGCACTTACATTTCAGAAATAAAGAGTATATGAACAAAAGTATCTTCTTCCTTGCTAGAATGCTGCTTCAAAGTTGATAGCTTTGCTGGTTATTAACAATGTTGCATGGACAAGGATATGATGGATTTAGATGCGTGTTGAAGTATTTGACTTGACAAGAGCAAAAAAGGGAGATACAGGGATATATAGGATAAATTAtaagtttaaataaattatatactATTACGTATTACCTTTAAATATTGTTTTGTTTAAATAttgaaagaaaatattaaaacgATATATCTATTAAGATCTTTAAATATACATGTTTCTTATTTGAACATTCCAATAAACCTAATGATAATGAGAACAATAATATTTTGTGAAGTTATTTCAATACTACATCCTTGATCGATCTCCAAAAAGAATAAATATTTGCTCCTATTATAGAAATAGGGCACTAAACTTATTGTTGGAAGATTTTAACGCTCATTCGATCTTTAAAAGTGGCTATCAAAGAACTTTATAGGTATCCAAGTATCTGATACATATCTGACTTGAATTCACTTCTGATAcagattattggagttggatGCAAGTGTCCAGCTAACAGGGGTTATTAGagattaaatttttaaaccaCCTATGGTATATAGTGAGAAATGGGATTGACAAATTTGTTATCCCATGCATACCCACATGCAGAGATAGGTTTGGGCTTTGAGGCGAAACTTGGATGCCGTGTAGCATTCTTGATATGATGGaactacatatttttttttattttaacttgaAGTGCTACTTTTATAAAatgctaattatataaatttcTTTTCTTGATATATATTCCTTGCTTCAttctagttaaaatttttatgagagcATTGTTAGGGTTATGATCATGACAAATTAGTGGTGTTAATGAAGATCATGAAAAATACTAGTAAGTAAAGAGGTTCTCTGTGACAATCCAACATTagttattttttcattttttccccTTGATAATGTTCTTCCCTCTCTGTGGTTTTATTTCTCTTAACATCGTTTTCACATTCTTTAGAGGTTACCGGGGTCCTGACATGTAATTTTGGACTAATTGGGGAGATGCTTTGAGACACAAGCAATGGGTGTTTTTGTAGATTTGTAAAGAAAATTGCTGCCTCCTAGGACATTTTCCTTATTGACATTTTCCATGCTTCTTAATGGTTCTGGTCAAGCGTTTGCAATGAGCTGGATGTAATTTGTAGTACACAAACCACTGAGGCACATTATGTGTGATTGTTTGTTCTATTTTGTTGAACACGAGGTTTGAGATGTGGAGGGTCAAACTTTGCATTGACTAGGGCGGTATGCCATGCACCACATAAAGTATTGTGCTGATAAAGGGCACTGATGTGTACATGTAGATATGCCTCAAACATCTTTGGTACAACATTTTTTTAACATTCAAAATTTCGTTCTGGCATTTACAGCATGTATTGTTGTCTTAATCATTGCTTTTGCAAGAAATAATGTGGAAAGATCAATTTAAGTGCCCTAGGCATGTTCTATGTGTGCTAAAGTCAATGATATGTATCTATCAcataaaatcatataatttggaaTTAAAAGTAGATAAATAACTTATGGTATATGTGATAAAGATTTATAGTGTGCACATTTATAACATATAAGCAAATAGGAATagtaaagataaaataaaattatgtgaaataataataaaagttTCAATTTCTCCTTTTCTTCATCAGCAAATAATCAGTGAGAATCCTTGAATTAGGATGACCTCTTTATTGTATTGAGTTCGACATATGGCAAGTCTTCTTTCTacctaattttgaattaaatttcttAAGCTTATTTCCTAAATTTATTTGCTTTATAACTTGATTTCTTGTTTCTTTACTTTCCTTTGACTAAAACTTAAACAAAAAATGGTTCTTTTAgccttgaaattcaaaaattcaaagttGAATCTTATAAAGATCAGCATAGGATGCTTCTTAGGATCTCCTTCTGTAGGTATTTGTGGAGAACAAGCTTCACTAAAAGCCATACTTAAGGAGTATCAAGCAAAACTACTTGGTTCGGGCATCCTTTTGTTCTTGGTATGGGGTAAGTTGACTTTGATCTCCCCcgccacttgattcatattggttTGAGTGATTCAAGTGTGATTTGGTACTATTTGCTCCATAGTTATTAAACTTGGACTCTAGATTGACCTAGCCAAGGGTTGGGTCGCCGATTCACTGTTCCTATTACCAGGTCAATTGGTCAAATTGTGTTTAtactaaaatatattaaaaattatagaaaaaaagatataaaaggaTGTCTTGGTGCGTGAGGCTCACGCCATTGCAGGGTTCTAGGAGAGTTAGATGTATGCAGCCTTACCCTCATGTGCAGAGTGGTTGtttctatattttgaataagtgaCAAAGAGGCCATAATAGAGCAACCTTATTGTTGCCAACACCTGATAGAAAAGTAAGATAAAATCTAAGAAAAATCTACATgataattgataaaatttttgaCTTTAGATGCTGCTATTTAAAACACAATCTACATTCTACACTACTCTATAATTGCAGAATAAATACAAAATAATCATGAATCATCAACTTTTTTAAAAAGAATTGCCAAAAAGATTATATAATATGGGAAAATTTGGAGGATTTATATTTTAAAGTTATTTTAAATAGTCAAGTTTTGAAAATTTCCAAAAGAATAAaatgaaatatatttatttttcatatacctgaggaaaaaataattgataatttctttgatgaaaattattgaaaatattaTAACTTGCTTGAATTAACTACAcggtaatatatattatataaggaCAATGGTTAACTACAACTTGTGTCTCCGATTGAGAGGATTTTGTCTATACACGGGTTTAGTGGTTCAAATCTTCAATGCAATAGAATTTTGATGTGATATTTTTGAACCAAGATTAGACTCAGTTTTCCACTCGCTTGGTTTTCTACTTGCCTAGTTCCCCAGTTTTTTCGAACCTGTCTGATTTAACCATTTTTCACCTGGGTCAAATGCATATCTGGTCTAATTATAAAAGTGCACTGTGTAGGGGTCCAATTCAGCAGTTTCTGGTCGAATTGGCCAGTCCTATCTAGGTTTAATAATTATGATCTGCTTAAATGGAGACTCCTTGTACCATTTTAGGGTCAGAAGAGTATGTATTGAGCGATACATTCCGAACTGACTAGTTTTTCAAACATTGATTCAACAAAAAATCCTTCTAGAATAACACTAGCTGGAGCTGACATCTCACGTGAAAAGTTTCATTGACACATCTGCATTGTTGGTAGGGTGAGCAGCATTGTTACATCAACATCTTTAGAACAAATTTTGTCATGGATACGTGTAGTATATATTTTATCTATACATTACAAAAGATGGCAGATCCAAAATAAATATTG encodes:
- the LOC105060646 gene encoding pentatricopeptide repeat-containing protein At5g27270 isoform X1, whose translation is MESTKTPFLSPLSPSPKKPFLPPSKSTNRPPKPLKTPRRSAPVRACYVSDPWTLSDGNGKPLTRPYRRHPRKPLSDDDARRIINAKAQYLSRLRRNQGSGAQTPRWIRRTPEQMVRYIEDDRDGHLYGKHVVAAIKAVRSLSGWPEGSYDMREVMASFVVKLSFREMCIVLKEQRGWRQVRDFFAWMKLQLCYRPSVIVYTIVLKTYGQVGKIRLAEQIFLEMLEAGCEPDEVACGTMLCTYARWGRHKDMLLFYSAVRRRDILPSVAVFNFMISSLQKQKLHVKVIQLWKQMLNAGVEPNRFTYTVVISSYAKEGLMEEALDVYRKMKKSGLIPEEATYGLLISLTAKHGKGDEALRLYEEMKPLGIIPSNYTYASLLSLHYKNADYSKALSLFSEMERNKIMPDEVIYGILIRIYGKLGLYEDSQKTFEDIEKLGLLSDEKTYVAMAQVHLNVGSHEKALEVIELMRSKDVELSDFAYSFLLRCYVSKEDVASAEYVFQNLSRNGFPDSICCNDLLTLYVKLGLLEKAKALISQMTKHEVHFDENLYETVMEVYCREGMINEAEQLIKEMEDVGSCMDNTTKTSLMAMYGEAGWLQKAEDLLKTLEQPDTTALSVMLCLYIENGDTCKSKEILKTMLETTGGLSAASQLICKFVREGSITEAESMYRQLMELGFRPLDSAAASMITLYGQCQQLKQAQEIFDSMAQSSSTRGAIYNSMVDTFCKCGKIDEANQLYKKMVDQGYTPDAVTISILVYALMKHGKYQQAENIINDSFHDGVELDTVAYNTYIKAMLDAGKLHSAVSIYDRMISSGVPPSLQTYNTMISVYGQGGKLEKAIEIFNTAQDSGLIIDEKAYTNMISFYGKAGRSQEAYQLFSKMKGGGIRPGKISYNIMINVYATSGLHHQAENLFEDMQEDGHFPDSLTYLALIRAYTENHNYCKAENIIQRMLKEGISPSCAHFNHLIFAFIKEGNIPEAERVYGQLKQMGLSPDLACCRAMMRAYMDHGLIDKGIAFFETVNGFVKPDGFFLSAAVHLYEFAGKESEAGDIIDNMNLQGLLFLRNLRIGSKSVTAQNMM
- the LOC105060646 gene encoding pentatricopeptide repeat-containing protein At5g27270 isoform X2; protein product: MESTKTPFLSPLSPSPKKPFLPPSKSTNRPPKPLKTPRRSAPVRACYVSDPWTLSDGNGKPLTRPYRRHPRKPLSDDDARRIINAKAQYLSRLRRNQGSGAQTPRWIRRTPEQMVRYIEDDRDGHLYGKHVVAAIKAVRSLSGWPEGSYDMREVMASFVVKLSFREMCIVLKEQRGWRQVRDFFAWMKLQLCYRPSVIVYTIVLKTYGQVGKIRLAEQIFLEMLEAGCEPDEVACGTMLCTYARWGRHKDMLLFYSAVRRRDILPSVAVFNFMISSLQKQKLHVKVIQLWKQMLNAGVEPNRFTYTVVISSYAKEGLMEEALDVYRKMKKSGLIPEEATYGLLISLTAKHGKGDEALRLYEEMKPLGIIPSNYTYASLLSLHYKNADYSKALSLFSEMERNKIMPDEVIYGILIRIYGKLGLYEDSQKTFEDIEKLGLLSDEKTYVAMAQVHLNVGSHEKALEVIELMRSKDVELSDFAYSFLLRCYVSKEDVASAEYVFQNLSRNGFPDSICCNDLLTLYVKLGLLEKAKALISQMTKHEVHFDENLYETVMEVYCREGMINEAEQLIKEMEDVGSCMDNTTKTSLMAMYGEAGWLQKAEDLLKTLEQPDTTALSVMLCLYIENGDTCKSKEILKTMLETTGGLSAASQLICKFVREGSITEAESMYRQLMELGFRPLDSAAASMITLYGQCQQLKQAQEIFDSMAQSSSTRGAIYNSMVDTFCKCGKIDEANQLYKKMVDQGYTPDAVTISILVYALMKHGKYQQAENIINDSFHDGVELDTVAYNTYIKAMLDAGKLHSAVSIYDRMISSGVPPSLQTYNTMISVYGQGGKLEKAIEIFNTAQDSGLIIDEKAYTNMISFYGKAGRSQEAYQLFSKMKGGGIRPGKV